Proteins encoded within one genomic window of Triticum aestivum cultivar Chinese Spring chromosome 2D, IWGSC CS RefSeq v2.1, whole genome shotgun sequence:
- the LOC123054972 gene encoding uncharacterized protein: MKVRQFVNVVMQKYGRSSSLYTVSRIKAEEQLFYRSTAEAQAPATSQQKENFNMALPSSAVVPPWMEIMSRMPPAMLRFERSGSDGTKLDFLPFYERSSGGSSKILCLDASGRSFLYDIDAGSSQPVPCLNSPKGDNPICFSITNPEALDPEQADALYVMNKFPVSRNPCNFEVLKYSDPSSCEKMEGWNWHRLPSPIDYVDVSLVKCHTLLHIDGDPIFLASSPKGSAIGTHCFNTVTRKWFKAGRWTLPFFNRAEHVLELGNLWFGICNSSPNHFCAIDLSSIHPDKAPSLLYSWQDLDLPEDWVLLDCSFVYLGAGRFCITKIFEFGEDEDTGHPTEMGAVISGVEVVPSDKTLQMVKHKSIFYNFVRDNIVCVF; encoded by the coding sequence ATGAAGGTGCGGCAATTCGTGAATGTGGTGATGCAAAAGTATGGCAGAAGCAGCAGTTTGTATACGGTGAGTCGCATCAAGGCGGAGGAGCAACTCTTCTACCGATCCACGGCGGAAGCACAAGCACCAGCAACATCACAGCAAAAAGAGAATTTCAATATGGCGCTGCCATCATCAGCCGTGGTGCCGCCATGGATGGAGATCATGTCGCGGATGCCTCCGGCCATGCTCAGATTCGAGAGATCCGGCTCAGACGGCACGAAGCTCGATTTCTTGCCCTTCTACGAACGAAGCAGCGGTGGTTCTAGCAAGATCCTCTGCCTGGATGCATCGGGTCGCTCCTTCTTGTATGACATTGACGCTGGCTCCTCCCAGCCAGTTCCATGCCTCAACAGCCCAAAGGGGGATAACCCCATCTGCTTCTCCATCACTAATCCCGAAGCCCTCGACCCCGAGCAAGCTGATGCCTTGTACGTTATGAACAAGTTCCCTGTGAGTCGCAATCCCTGCAACTTCGAGGTCCTCAAGTACAGCGACCCTTCCAGTTGCGAGAAGATGGAAGGCTGGAATTGGCACCGGCTCCCATCACCGATCGACTATGTTGACGTTTCCCTTGTCAAGTGCCATACGCTGCTTCACATTGACGGTGATCCAATTTTTCTTGCCTCATCTCCCAAAGGAAGTGCCATCGGCACCCACTGCTTCAACACGGTCACCCGCAAGTGGTTTAAGGCTGGACGCTGGACGCTGCCCTTCTTTAACCGTGCCGAACATGTACTGGAGCTCGGCAACCTTTGGTTTGGCATCTGCAATTCTAGTCCCAATCACTTCTGCGCAATTGACCTGTCATCTATTCACCCGGACAAGGCTCCGTCTTTGCTGTACAGTTGGCAAGACCTCGATCTGCCTGAGGATTGGGTGTTGCTAGATTGCAGCTTTGTGTACTTGGGAGCTGGGAGGTTTTGCATTACCAAAATCTTTGAGTTTGGAGAGGACGAAGACACGGGCCACCCAACTGAGATGGGTGCTGTGATTTCTGGTGTGGAGGTGGTGCCCAGCGACAAAACACTGCAGATGGTCAAACACAAGTCCATATTCTACAACTTCGTCAGGGATAACATCGTGTGTGTCTTCTAA